Proteins encoded within one genomic window of uncultured Sphingopyxis sp.:
- a CDS encoding M48 family metalloprotease gives MTGGSSPADAQLKAIKTQTNISPAERKQGDEAHPQLLQEFGGAYKGPQAAYVNRVGQNIAVQSGLSRSPSDFTVTLLNSPVNNAFAIPGGYVYVTRQLMALMNDEAELAGVLGHEVGHVAAQHSKKRQSAATRNTILGVLGAVLGGAIGDNGGLLGGLGGLLQNNSMRVAQLATLGFSRSQELQADQLGVQYLSSAGYDPLALSTMLASLANQTNLDARLSGGDARSLPEWASTHPDPASRVRNAQSLASRVGGRGGMRNADAFLASVDGVLYGDDPAQGVVEGRDFLHPDLKLRFTVPNGYGMQNGTDAVSISGNGGQAQFSTGPYNGDMNAYISAVFRAVAGNASISPSAIQRTTVNGIPASYSTTRVNSQSGQVDVTVFAYEFSRGQAFHFVTLTKAGGSGVFNSMLGSVRRLSTAEAAAIRPRRVDVVTVGRGDTVASLARRMAYSNYQTERFQVLNRLTASSRLTPGQKVKVVVYANR, from the coding sequence ATGACGGGGGGCAGCAGCCCCGCCGATGCGCAGCTGAAAGCGATCAAGACCCAGACGAATATTTCGCCCGCCGAGCGCAAGCAGGGCGACGAGGCGCACCCGCAATTGCTCCAGGAATTCGGCGGCGCATATAAGGGGCCGCAGGCGGCCTATGTGAACCGCGTCGGGCAGAATATCGCGGTGCAATCGGGCCTGTCGCGCTCGCCCAGCGATTTCACCGTCACTTTGCTCAACTCGCCGGTGAACAACGCCTTCGCGATCCCCGGCGGCTATGTCTATGTCACGCGCCAGCTGATGGCGCTGATGAACGACGAGGCCGAGCTGGCCGGCGTGCTAGGACACGAGGTCGGCCATGTCGCCGCGCAGCACAGCAAGAAGCGCCAGTCGGCGGCGACACGCAACACGATCCTCGGCGTGCTCGGCGCGGTGCTCGGCGGCGCGATCGGTGACAATGGCGGCCTGCTCGGCGGGCTCGGCGGGCTGCTCCAGAATAATTCGATGCGCGTCGCGCAGCTCGCGACGCTGGGCTTCTCGCGCAGCCAGGAATTGCAGGCCGACCAGCTCGGCGTTCAGTATCTCAGCAGCGCGGGTTACGACCCGCTCGCGCTGTCGACGATGCTCGCGAGCCTCGCCAACCAGACCAACCTCGACGCGCGCCTGTCGGGCGGCGACGCGCGCTCGCTGCCCGAATGGGCGAGCACCCACCCCGACCCCGCCTCGCGCGTGCGCAATGCGCAGTCGCTCGCCAGTCGCGTCGGCGGGCGCGGCGGCATGCGCAACGCGGATGCCTTCCTCGCCTCGGTCGACGGCGTGCTGTACGGCGACGACCCGGCGCAGGGCGTCGTCGAAGGCCGCGATTTCCTGCACCCCGATCTGAAACTGCGCTTCACCGTGCCGAACGGCTATGGGATGCAGAATGGCACCGACGCGGTATCGATCAGCGGCAATGGCGGGCAGGCGCAATTTTCGACCGGACCCTATAATGGCGACATGAACGCCTATATCTCGGCGGTTTTCCGGGCGGTCGCCGGCAATGCTTCGATCAGCCCGAGCGCGATCCAGCGCACGACGGTGAACGGCATTCCGGCGTCCTATTCGACCACGCGCGTGAACAGCCAGTCGGGTCAGGTCGATGTCACCGTCTTCGCCTATGAATTTTCGCGCGGGCAGGCCTTCCACTTCGTCACGCTGACGAAAGCAGGCGGCAGCGGAGTCTTCAATTCGATGTTGGGCAGCGTCCGGCGGCTGAGCACCGCCGAGGCGGCAGCGATCCGGCCGCGGCGGGTCGACGTCGTTACCGTTGGCCGCGGTGACACCGTCGCCAGCCTGGCGCGGCGGATGGCGTACAGCAATTATCAGACCGAACGCTTTCAGGTGCTCAACCGCCTGACCGCATCGAGCCGGCTGACGCCGGGGCAAAAGGTCAAGGTCGTGGTCTACGCGAACCGATAA
- a CDS encoding acetyl-CoA carboxylase carboxyltransferase subunit alpha, which yields MTAFLDFEKQVAALDRQIAELREMGDDPSLNIDNDIARLEDKSSKLLREIYAKLTPWQKTQVARHPDRPHFKHYVAGLFDDWMPLAGDRNFGDDQAILGGLARFRGRRVMVIGHEKGDDIPSRMKHNFGMAKPEGYRKAIRLMQLADRFGLPVVTLVDTSGAFPGIQAEERGQAEAIARSTEQCLALGVPMVAAVVGEGGSGGAIALAAANRVLMFEHAVYSVISPEGCASILWRTSDKAADAAAAMKMSAQDLLGLKVIDRIVPEPVGGAHRAPDVAIASLGDAIEQELGALTGLPRDTLLAAREEKFLAMGRA from the coding sequence ATGACAGCCTTTCTGGACTTCGAAAAACAGGTCGCCGCGCTCGATCGGCAGATTGCCGAATTGCGCGAAATGGGTGACGATCCGTCGCTCAACATCGACAACGACATTGCGCGGCTGGAGGACAAGTCCTCGAAACTGCTGCGCGAAATCTATGCCAAGCTGACGCCGTGGCAGAAGACGCAGGTCGCGCGGCATCCCGACCGTCCGCATTTCAAACATTATGTCGCCGGCCTGTTCGACGACTGGATGCCGCTGGCGGGCGATCGTAATTTCGGCGACGACCAGGCGATCCTCGGCGGGCTCGCGCGCTTTCGCGGGCGCCGGGTGATGGTGATCGGTCATGAAAAGGGCGACGACATCCCGTCGCGCATGAAGCATAATTTCGGCATGGCGAAGCCCGAAGGCTATCGCAAGGCGATCCGCCTGATGCAGCTCGCCGACCGCTTCGGCTTGCCGGTGGTGACGCTGGTCGACACCTCGGGCGCCTTTCCTGGCATCCAGGCCGAGGAGCGCGGGCAGGCCGAGGCGATCGCGCGCTCGACCGAGCAATGCCTCGCGCTCGGCGTGCCGATGGTCGCGGCGGTGGTCGGCGAGGGCGGTTCGGGCGGCGCGATCGCGCTTGCCGCGGCGAACCGCGTGCTGATGTTCGAACATGCCGTCTATTCGGTGATCTCGCCCGAGGGCTGCGCCTCGATCCTGTGGCGCACGTCGGACAAGGCGGCCGACGCCGCCGCGGCGATGAAGATGTCGGCACAGGACCTGCTCGGCCTCAAGGTCATCGACCGGATCGTCCCCGAACCCGTCGGCGGCGCGCACCGCGCGCCCGACGTCGCGATCGCGTCGCTGGGCGATGCGATCGAGCAGGAACTGGGCGCGCTGACAGGATTGCCGCGCGACACTTTGCTCGCCGCGCGCGAGGAAAAATTTCTCGCGATGGGACGGGCCTGA
- a CDS encoding tyrosine recombinase, translating into MSDAALIGRFLEMMAAERGASRNTLAAYRRDLEQAAEWVKGPLGDADAAALRKLMADYRSLAASSAARKLSALRQFFAFLLDEGERADNPALDIARPATRRPLPRILTHADVERLFERAGEEASGEAPPASAVRMLLLLELLYGSGLRASELVSLPRRAVAGEREYLIIRGKGDKERLVPLSERARAAFDRWLPLLADGSPWLFPSGKAHISRVRLFQMLRELAARAGIDPAAISPHVLRHAFATHLLEGGADLRALQLMLGHADIATTEIYTHVDSRRLVELVNRRHPLARMGVDGDGA; encoded by the coding sequence ATGTCTGACGCCGCTTTAATCGGCCGCTTTCTGGAAATGATGGCGGCCGAGCGCGGGGCGTCACGCAACACGCTGGCGGCCTATCGCCGCGACCTCGAACAGGCGGCAGAGTGGGTCAAAGGCCCGCTCGGCGACGCCGATGCTGCGGCCTTGCGCAAATTGATGGCGGATTACCGGTCGCTTGCCGCAAGCAGCGCGGCGCGCAAATTGTCGGCGTTGCGGCAGTTCTTCGCTTTCCTGCTGGACGAGGGCGAGCGGGCGGACAATCCGGCGCTCGACATCGCGAGGCCCGCGACGCGGCGGCCGTTGCCGCGCATCCTGACGCACGCCGATGTCGAGCGGTTGTTCGAGCGAGCGGGCGAGGAGGCTTCGGGGGAAGCGCCGCCCGCGAGCGCGGTGCGGATGCTGCTATTGCTCGAACTCCTCTATGGATCGGGGCTCCGCGCGAGCGAACTCGTATCGCTTCCGCGCCGCGCCGTGGCGGGCGAGCGCGAATATCTGATCATCCGCGGCAAGGGCGACAAGGAACGGCTGGTGCCCTTGTCCGAACGCGCGCGCGCGGCGTTCGATCGCTGGCTGCCGCTGCTCGCCGACGGATCGCCCTGGCTCTTCCCGTCGGGCAAGGCGCATATCTCGCGCGTGCGGCTGTTCCAGATGCTGCGCGAACTCGCCGCGCGCGCCGGGATCGATCCGGCCGCGATCAGTCCGCATGTGCTGCGCCATGCCTTTGCGACGCACCTTCTGGAGGGCGGCGCCGATCTGCGTGCGCTGCAACTGATGCTCGGCCATGCCGACATCGCGACGACCGAGATTTACACGCATGTCGATAGTCGCCGCCTCGTCGAGCTGGTCAACAGGCGGCACCCGCTGGCGCGGATGGGCGTCGATGGAGATGGCGCATAG
- a CDS encoding shikimate kinase, translated as MSRNPKSPLPAIAASIRDRSIVLVGLMGSGKSTIGRRLAQRLGMRFADADDEIERAAGMTISDIFARFGEAHFRDGERRVIARLLAGKPMVLATGGGAFINEETRALILQDSLCIWLDADIPTLVDRVGRRSHRPLLKDRDPGEVLRELAAVRNPIYAEAHLRVSSASTPHDHTVRAILEALSKWEDPQWKS; from the coding sequence ATGTCGCGAAACCCGAAAAGCCCCTTGCCAGCCATCGCCGCGTCGATCCGCGACCGGTCGATCGTGCTCGTCGGGCTGATGGGGTCGGGGAAATCAACGATCGGCCGCCGCCTCGCGCAGCGGCTGGGCATGCGCTTCGCCGACGCCGACGACGAGATCGAACGCGCCGCCGGCATGACGATTTCCGACATTTTCGCGCGCTTCGGCGAGGCGCATTTTCGCGATGGCGAGCGCCGCGTGATCGCGCGCCTGCTGGCCGGAAAGCCGATGGTGCTCGCGACCGGCGGCGGCGCCTTCATCAACGAGGAGACGCGCGCGCTGATCCTGCAGGACAGCCTCTGCATCTGGCTCGACGCCGACATCCCGACCCTCGTCGACCGCGTCGGGCGCCGCAGCCACCGCCCGCTTTTGAAGGACCGCGATCCGGGCGAGGTGCTGCGCGAACTGGCGGCAGTCCGCAACCCCATCTACGCCGAGGCGCATCTGCGCGTCAGTTCGGCAAGCACGCCGCACGACCATACGGTGCGCGCGATCCTGGAGGCCCTGTCAAAATGGGAAGATCCGCAATGGAAGAGCTGA
- the aroB gene encoding 3-dehydroquinate synthase, whose translation MEELTVELGARSYPILIGDGLIRAIGTHVAPLLKRPRTMIVTDAHVADHYLTPLGTSLAMENISFSSFVLDPGEGTKSWAGLARLTEWLIGEGVERGDHVIALGGGVIGDLVGFACSIVKRGCHFIQVPTTLLAQVDSSVGGKTAINVPAGKNLIGAFHQPAMVVIDPTTLETLPRRELGAGYAEVVKYGLIDDADFFAWCEANGAALLAGDSAARHKAIAHSVAAKARIVAADERETQDIRALLNLGHSFGHALEAETGYSDRLLHGEAVAAGMVLAHQFSAANGLCSAADAERVRAHLASVDLPHSLASAGVNTPGAELAAHMAHDKKVRGGKLPLILTRGIGQSFVTDEHGLDAVAAFLDGAGRVG comes from the coding sequence ATGGAAGAGCTGACCGTCGAGCTGGGCGCTCGCAGCTATCCGATCCTGATCGGCGACGGGCTGATCCGCGCAATCGGCACGCATGTCGCGCCGCTGCTGAAGCGCCCGCGGACGATGATCGTCACCGACGCCCATGTCGCCGACCATTATTTGACCCCGCTCGGCACGTCGCTGGCGATGGAGAATATCTCCTTTTCCTCCTTCGTCCTCGACCCCGGCGAAGGCACGAAAAGCTGGGCGGGGCTCGCGCGGCTCACCGAATGGCTGATCGGCGAAGGCGTCGAGCGCGGCGACCATGTCATTGCGCTGGGAGGAGGCGTGATCGGCGATCTCGTCGGCTTCGCGTGCAGCATCGTCAAGCGCGGCTGCCATTTCATCCAGGTCCCGACCACCTTGCTCGCGCAGGTCGACAGCAGCGTCGGCGGCAAGACCGCGATCAACGTGCCGGCCGGCAAGAATCTCATCGGCGCCTTCCACCAGCCCGCGATGGTCGTGATCGATCCCACGACGCTCGAAACGCTGCCGCGCCGCGAACTCGGCGCTGGCTATGCCGAGGTCGTCAAATATGGGCTGATCGACGATGCCGACTTTTTCGCCTGGTGCGAAGCGAACGGCGCAGCCTTGCTCGCGGGCGACAGCGCAGCCCGCCACAAGGCGATTGCGCACAGCGTCGCGGCCAAAGCCCGCATCGTCGCCGCCGACGAACGCGAGACGCAGGATATTCGCGCGCTGCTCAACCTCGGCCACAGCTTCGGCCACGCGCTCGAGGCGGAGACCGGCTATTCGGACCGGCTGCTCCACGGCGAGGCGGTCGCGGCGGGGATGGTGCTCGCGCATCAATTCTCGGCCGCGAACGGCCTTTGCTCCGCCGCCGATGCCGAGCGGGTGCGTGCGCATCTCGCCAGCGTCGATCTGCCGCACAGCCTCGCGAGCGCGGGCGTGAACACGCCCGGCGCCGAACTCGCCGCGCATATGGCGCATGACAAGAAAGTGCGCGGCGGCAAGCTGCCGCTGATCCTGACGCGCGGCATCGGGCAAAGCTTCGTCACCGACGAACATGGCCTCGACGCCGTCGCGGCCTTTCTGGACGGTGCGGGCAGAGTGGGCTGA
- a CDS encoding cation:proton antiporter, with translation MEGAILLGVATLFVLIFRRLGLGAVLGYLIAGAIVGPHGLGLVGGGESKLAFAELGIAFLLFLVGLELSPRRLWQMRRAIFGIGMVQVVATGLVLTALIHLTLGFSPAASLALGLPLALSSTAQVLPGLKSSGRINSPFGEKAFSILLFQDLAIVPMITIIAALSRAPANPAAPSGWQMAFFTLWAIVVLVLAGRFVVNPLLRVIGRYGERELFVVVGLLTVLASAALMHSLHVSTALGAFVAGVMLADSPYRHEIESDIEPFRLILLGLFFLAVGMVLDVGAVIERPMLVLVLAAGLVAVKFSVLTVIIRLFGKPWKAALGLGLLLSQGGEFGFLLFAQAADAMLIQPEAASLFSAVVTLSMISTPFLMLFARNLEFAPETDAPVLDDPADAPRGSAIVVGYGRFGQIVAQMLHGVACSVTLIDKKPSQIELSSRFDTKVYFGDGLRIDLLRRAGGEEARLIIFCMDDASVDADAMKPIVEAFPNAKILMRVFDRRQLLAIDGSGVDGVIREVFESSIAMGLTALRHLGVDPAEMDDVEATLRHLDDTRLQAQLDEGDLSAGMDHRFKPGGGREADSVLEKFRRKRQAAKAVRDEDEVMG, from the coding sequence ATGGAAGGCGCGATCCTGCTCGGCGTCGCGACCCTGTTCGTGCTGATTTTCCGCCGGCTCGGCCTCGGCGCCGTGCTGGGCTATCTCATCGCCGGCGCGATCGTCGGGCCGCACGGGCTCGGTCTGGTCGGCGGCGGCGAATCGAAGCTGGCCTTCGCCGAGCTCGGCATCGCCTTCCTGCTCTTCCTCGTCGGGCTCGAGCTGTCGCCGCGCCGGCTGTGGCAGATGCGCCGCGCGATCTTCGGGATCGGCATGGTGCAGGTCGTGGCGACCGGGCTGGTGCTCACCGCGCTCATCCATTTGACGCTGGGGTTCAGTCCCGCGGCTTCGCTCGCGCTCGGCCTGCCGCTCGCGCTGTCGTCGACCGCGCAGGTGCTGCCGGGGCTCAAAAGCTCGGGGCGGATCAATTCGCCTTTCGGCGAAAAGGCCTTTTCGATCCTCCTCTTCCAGGATCTCGCGATCGTTCCGATGATCACGATCATCGCCGCCCTGTCGCGCGCGCCCGCCAACCCCGCGGCGCCGTCGGGCTGGCAGATGGCCTTTTTCACGCTGTGGGCGATCGTCGTGCTGGTGCTGGCGGGCCGCTTCGTCGTCAATCCGCTGCTCCGGGTCATCGGCCGCTATGGCGAGCGCGAATTGTTCGTCGTCGTCGGCCTGCTCACCGTGCTGGCGAGCGCGGCGCTGATGCACAGCCTGCACGTCTCGACCGCGCTCGGCGCCTTCGTTGCGGGCGTGATGCTCGCCGATTCGCCCTATCGGCACGAGATCGAATCGGACATCGAGCCCTTTCGTCTGATCCTGCTCGGCCTCTTTTTCCTCGCCGTCGGCATGGTGCTCGACGTCGGCGCGGTCATCGAGCGGCCGATGCTGGTGCTCGTGCTCGCGGCGGGACTGGTCGCCGTCAAATTTTCGGTCCTCACCGTGATCATCCGCCTTTTCGGCAAGCCCTGGAAAGCGGCGCTCGGCCTTGGCCTGCTCCTGAGCCAGGGCGGCGAGTTCGGTTTCCTGCTCTTCGCGCAGGCCGCCGACGCGATGCTCATCCAGCCCGAAGCCGCGAGCCTGTTCAGCGCCGTCGTCACCTTGTCGATGATCTCCACGCCCTTTCTGATGCTGTTCGCGCGCAACCTGGAATTCGCGCCCGAAACCGACGCGCCGGTGCTCGACGATCCCGCCGATGCGCCGCGGGGATCGGCGATCGTCGTCGGATATGGGCGGTTCGGGCAGATCGTGGCGCAAATGCTGCACGGCGTCGCCTGCTCGGTCACGCTGATCGACAAGAAGCCGAGCCAGATCGAGCTGTCGAGTCGCTTCGACACCAAGGTCTATTTCGGCGACGGGCTGCGGATCGATCTGCTCCGCCGGGCGGGGGGCGAGGAGGCGCGGCTGATCATCTTCTGCATGGATGACGCGTCGGTCGACGCCGACGCGATGAAGCCGATCGTCGAGGCGTTCCCGAACGCGAAGATATTGATGCGGGTGTTCGACAGGCGACAATTGCTTGCGATCGACGGATCGGGCGTCGACGGCGTCATCCGCGAAGTCTTCGAAAGCTCGATCGCGATGGGGTTGACGGCGCTTCGCCATCTGGGTGTCGATCCGGCCGAGATGGACGACGTCGAGGCGACCCTGCGCCACCTCGACGACACGCGGCTGCAGGCGCAGCTCGACGAGGGCGACCTGTCTGCGGGCATGGACCACCGTTTCAAGCCGGGCGGCGGGCGCGAGGCCGACAGCGTGCTCGAAAAATTCCGCCGCAAGCGGCAGGCAGCGAAAGCGGTCCGCGACGAGGATGAGGTAATGGGCTGA
- a CDS encoding iron-sulfur cluster assembly scaffold protein, with product MSAPLYNRDILALAVATADYLPLDDARHRVSKRAPLCGSAIILDLDTDDAGRVTRVGLHVEACALGQASAALLARHARGRGLAEIRAARERIAGWFAGEGERPDWPGFDLLAPARDYPARQGAILLPFDAAIAALEERAAAA from the coding sequence ATGAGCGCGCCGCTCTATAATCGCGACATATTGGCGCTGGCGGTCGCGACCGCCGACTATCTGCCGCTCGACGATGCGCGGCACCGTGTCAGCAAGCGGGCGCCGCTGTGCGGCAGCGCGATCATCCTCGATCTCGACACCGACGATGCGGGCCGCGTGACGCGCGTCGGCCTGCATGTCGAAGCCTGCGCGCTCGGCCAGGCGTCGGCCGCGCTGCTCGCGCGTCACGCGCGGGGGCGGGGGCTCGCCGAAATCCGCGCCGCGCGCGAGCGGATAGCGGGCTGGTTCGCGGGCGAGGGCGAGCGGCCCGACTGGCCGGGCTTCGACCTGCTCGCTCCCGCGCGCGATTATCCCGCGCGTCAGGGGGCGATCCTGCTGCCCTTCGATGCCGCGATCGCGGCGCTCGAGGAGCGGGCGGCGGCGGCGTGA
- a CDS encoding CvpA family protein translates to MGSLTALDIIVLTLVGGGAVLGFSRGLVQEVTTLLAWVLAIAAVRFFHPLVTDLLAGWVGGEGGAAMLAFVLLFGGVFALANWGSRAMGQRSRASLVGGFDRGLGAGFGAVKGLLIATIGFMIVTLLYDIGYGNAQRPAWMTGSRTYPALNATSAAMSKVIAERRAEAREAETEAAKDDAS, encoded by the coding sequence ATGGGAAGTCTGACGGCTCTGGATATCATCGTGCTGACGCTCGTCGGCGGCGGCGCGGTGCTCGGTTTTTCGCGCGGCCTGGTGCAGGAAGTGACGACGCTGCTGGCGTGGGTCCTCGCAATCGCGGCTGTGCGTTTCTTTCATCCGCTGGTCACCGACCTGCTCGCGGGCTGGGTCGGGGGTGAGGGCGGCGCGGCGATGCTGGCGTTCGTGCTGCTGTTCGGGGGCGTGTTCGCGCTCGCCAATTGGGGATCGCGCGCGATGGGACAGCGCAGCCGCGCGTCACTCGTCGGCGGGTTCGACCGCGGGCTCGGCGCGGGCTTCGGCGCGGTGAAGGGCCTGCTGATCGCGACGATCGGCTTCATGATCGTGACTTTGCTCTACGACATCGGCTATGGCAATGCGCAGCGCCCGGCGTGGATGACGGGCAGCCGCACCTATCCGGCGCTCAACGCGACGAGCGCGGCGATGAGCAAGGTGATCGCCGAACGGCGCGCCGAGGCGCGCGAGGCCGAAACCGAAGCCGCGAAGGACGACGCATCATGA
- the radA gene encoding DNA repair protein RadA yields MAKAKRQYVCQNCGGVSYRWQGQCADCGEWNTLVEEAAETVFSAKHDLSRGGRTIALETLDADSRMPERMLCGIAEFDRALGGGFVAGSATLIGGDPGIGKSTLLLQAAGRLAKSGKSVVYISGEEAAAQVRLRAQRLGLGQAPVALASATSVRDILATLDGRDADFVVIDSIQTMHSDLIDSAPGTVSQVRASAQELIRYAKDSDAAIVLVGHVTKDGTIAGPRVLEHMVDTVLAFEGERSHQYRILRAVKNRFGGTDEIGVFAMGEEGLGEVANPSSLFLTDRSRDVPGSVVFPALEGTRPVLVEVQALTVRLASGATPRRAVVGWDSGRLAMVLAVLEARCGLQMGAAEVYLNIAGGYRLTDPAADLAVAAALISAFSERPVPADAIVFGELSLSGEVRQVAHDALRLREAAKLGFSRGWGPQGMKGVGGISVTGFGRLGELVDLMLGRD; encoded by the coding sequence ATGGCAAAAGCGAAGCGTCAATATGTCTGCCAGAATTGCGGGGGCGTCTCGTACCGCTGGCAGGGGCAGTGCGCCGACTGCGGCGAATGGAACACGCTGGTCGAGGAGGCGGCGGAGACCGTCTTTTCGGCGAAGCACGACCTCAGCCGCGGCGGGCGCACGATCGCGCTCGAAACGCTCGATGCCGACAGCCGGATGCCCGAGCGGATGCTGTGCGGGATTGCCGAGTTCGACCGCGCATTGGGCGGCGGCTTCGTCGCGGGGTCGGCGACGCTGATCGGCGGCGACCCGGGGATCGGCAAGTCAACCTTGCTGCTGCAGGCGGCGGGGCGGCTCGCGAAATCGGGCAAGTCGGTCGTCTATATCAGCGGCGAGGAGGCGGCGGCGCAGGTGCGGCTGCGCGCGCAGCGGCTGGGGCTCGGCCAGGCGCCGGTTGCGCTCGCGAGCGCGACGTCGGTGCGCGACATATTGGCGACGCTCGACGGGCGCGATGCCGATTTCGTCGTGATCGATTCGATCCAGACGATGCACAGCGACCTGATCGACAGCGCGCCGGGAACGGTGAGCCAGGTGCGCGCGAGCGCGCAGGAACTGATCCGCTATGCCAAGGACAGCGACGCCGCGATCGTGCTCGTCGGCCATGTGACGAAGGACGGGACGATCGCGGGACCGCGCGTGCTCGAACATATGGTCGACACCGTGCTCGCGTTCGAGGGCGAGCGCAGCCACCAATACCGCATCCTGCGCGCAGTGAAGAACCGCTTCGGCGGCACCGACGAGATCGGGGTGTTCGCGATGGGCGAGGAGGGGCTGGGCGAGGTTGCCAATCCGTCGAGCCTGTTCCTGACCGACCGCAGCCGCGACGTGCCGGGGTCGGTGGTGTTTCCGGCGCTCGAAGGCACGCGGCCGGTGCTGGTCGAGGTGCAGGCGCTGACCGTCCGCCTCGCGAGCGGGGCGACACCGCGCCGCGCCGTCGTCGGTTGGGACAGCGGGCGGCTGGCGATGGTGCTCGCGGTGCTCGAAGCGCGCTGCGGGCTCCAGATGGGCGCCGCCGAAGTCTATCTCAACATCGCGGGCGGCTATCGCCTCACCGATCCCGCCGCCGACCTCGCGGTCGCCGCGGCGCTGATCTCGGCATTCAGCGAGCGGCCGGTGCCCGCCGATGCGATCGTCTTCGGCGAACTGTCGCTGTCGGGCGAGGTGCGGCAGGTGGCGCACGACGCCCTGCGTCTCCGCGAAGCGGCGAAGCTCGGTTTTTCGCGTGGATGGGGGCCGCAGGGGATGAAGGGCGTCGGCGGGATTTCGGTTACCGGTTTCGGCCGGCTCGGCGAACTCGTTGACCTGATGCTCGGGCGCGACTAG
- the fsa gene encoding fructose-6-phosphate aldolase has protein sequence MKFFADTAEIADIQELAATGLLDGVTTNPSLIAKSGRDFKEVTKEICAIVDGPVSAEVVALDHATMMKEAEILRKIADNVCIKVPLTIDGLKTCKALTGDGTMVNVTLCFSATQALLAAKAGATFVSPFVGRHDDNGFDGMQLISDIRLIYDNYGFATEILVASVRHGIHVLEAAKIGADVMTAPPSVIKGLFKHVLTEKGIEGFLADWAKTGQSI, from the coding sequence ATGAAATTCTTCGCCGACACCGCCGAAATCGCCGACATTCAGGAACTCGCCGCGACCGGCCTGCTCGACGGCGTCACCACCAACCCGTCGCTGATCGCCAAGTCGGGCCGCGACTTCAAGGAAGTGACGAAGGAAATCTGCGCCATCGTCGATGGCCCCGTCTCGGCCGAGGTTGTCGCGCTCGACCATGCGACGATGATGAAGGAGGCCGAAATCCTCCGCAAGATCGCCGACAATGTCTGCATCAAGGTGCCGCTGACGATCGACGGCCTCAAGACGTGCAAGGCGCTGACCGGCGACGGCACGATGGTCAACGTCACGCTCTGCTTCTCGGCGACGCAGGCTTTGCTCGCCGCCAAGGCCGGCGCGACTTTCGTCTCGCCCTTCGTCGGCCGCCACGACGACAATGGCTTCGACGGCATGCAACTGATTTCGGATATCCGCCTGATCTACGACAATTATGGTTTCGCGACCGAAATCCTCGTCGCGAGCGTGCGCCACGGCATCCACGTCCTCGAAGCCGCCAAGATCGGCGCCGACGTGATGACCGCGCCGCCGTCGGTGATCAAGGGGCTGTTCAAGCATGTCCTGACCGAAAAGGGCATCGAAGGCTTCCTCGCCGACTGGGCGAAGACCGGGCAGTCGATCTGA
- a CDS encoding crotonase/enoyl-CoA hydratase family protein encodes MTDTTILTERRGHILIVTINRPEARNAVNAAVHIGVGSALEEAENDPEIRAVVITGAGDKSFCAGADLVALSRGESLYPDDPAQQAWGFAGMVSHPISKPIIAAVNGFAFGGGCEIALMSDIIVAADHAQFGLPEVKVGLFAAAGGAFRLAQQLPRKLAMEYMLTGDPIPAARAAEYGLVNHVVPLADLMPTALALAEKIAANAPLSVQASKRVALGIEQGRIAADAPYWEHNTRERAVLMRSEDAREGPLAFAQKRKPEWKAR; translated from the coding sequence ATGACCGACACCACCATCCTCACCGAACGCCGCGGCCACATCCTGATCGTCACGATCAACCGGCCCGAGGCGCGCAACGCGGTCAATGCCGCGGTCCATATCGGCGTCGGCTCCGCGCTCGAAGAGGCCGAGAACGACCCCGAGATCCGCGCCGTCGTCATCACCGGCGCGGGCGACAAGAGCTTCTGCGCGGGCGCCGACCTCGTCGCGCTGTCGCGCGGCGAGAGCCTCTACCCCGATGATCCGGCGCAGCAGGCGTGGGGTTTCGCAGGCATGGTGTCGCACCCGATCTCGAAGCCGATCATCGCAGCGGTCAACGGCTTCGCCTTTGGCGGCGGGTGCGAAATCGCGCTGATGAGCGACATCATCGTCGCCGCCGATCATGCGCAATTCGGGCTGCCCGAGGTCAAGGTCGGGCTGTTCGCCGCGGCGGGCGGCGCCTTCCGCCTCGCGCAGCAGTTACCGAGGAAACTCGCGATGGAATATATGCTGACCGGCGACCCGATCCCCGCCGCGCGCGCCGCCGAATATGGCCTCGTCAACCATGTCGTTCCGCTCGCCGATCTGATGCCGACGGCGCTGGCACTTGCCGAAAAGATCGCCGCCAACGCGCCGCTGTCGGTGCAGGCGTCGAAGCGCGTCGCGCTCGGCATCGAGCAGGGCCGCATCGCCGCCGACGCGCCCTATTGGGAACATAATACGCGCGAGCGCGCTGTCCTGATGCGCAGCGAAGACGCGCGCGAAGGCCCGCTGGCTTTCGCGCAAAAGCGCAAGCCCGAATGGAAAGCGCGTTGA